One Gossypium arboreum isolate Shixiya-1 chromosome 13, ASM2569848v2, whole genome shotgun sequence genomic window, CGATCACTAAACCTCGATCCCAAACCTTAAACCCATAACTTGGGATTCAAGGTTCGAGTTCAAGATTTTATGTTTAAGGTTTGTGGTTCATGTTTTAGGGttctagtaaaaaaaaaaaccccaaaattatatgtcaataatatgaaaaaatttactagaatgtcattaaataattggGAAGGACTAGGATGATGTGGTGGAAAGAGTCcaaaaataatttcttatatatatatatatatatatatattagtgttTTAGATTgactttttatataaattttatttaaaaaattaaaacatccttgtaataatatttatcacttcttaaaaaaaattacattttttttaaaatttaattggtAATGATTATTTTTGACATTTAGTCAAAATtctaataataatatagatagtACAAATTTGCAAATTACTTTTCATGGAATCATTTAAATCAACTTGTGAGAATTGGGTTTCCAACCATAGAATTATACCATCTCCATTTGTGTGAATTTAAAAGTTTCttgaggtatatatatatattattccttGATTTAATGAAAAACAAAGAGAATAATCTCTTTTGACTTTTAATCAGGAAAAAAAAAGTTCTTTAATTTTTCCTTTATGAATGCCTATAAATAATCAGTCCAAAGCAAAATAAGAAACAAGTAGCCAAAAAATTTGCAAGAGCCACCAAGGACTTGAGATTTTATATTCTAAAACATGAAGAGAAGAGTTGTTAAATGGCTGCTCTTCTTCTTCGTCGTCGTCGTCATTTGTTCTAACAATTCTCTCGTACACTCCTCGAGTGAAGCTGTGCCGTTCATCTCATCATCAAAAGTTTCAGGTCATCATTATGTCAACCCATTGATGGAGGGAAAACAACTCAACAAAAGTACGTTATCCATCTCACATTCATATATTTGAGTCAACCTATTAAGGGTTCAAACCCTATCGAGCAAATCCGACGAGGTATTATTACTTTGCACATCTTATTTTAAATTTGAGCTCTAGATGAAGTTGGATGACAAAATCTCGACTCGATTTGAAAATAATATCGACCTATTAAGGGTTTGGTTGACTCCAAATAAATGATATATTTCattcataataatataaaatagtaatgattatgatttttttttttttaaatgcagATGTTCTTAAAAGGCATGGAAGAATGTTGAAGACATTACATAATGAAGAAATTAACGCTAGGGAGGATGCaggtgaagaaaacaaaaaagGGAAAGGAACCTACGGCGGCGGGGACCTTCTTCGGCCTCGTGCCAGAAAGAGTGGAGCCAACTCTTTACTTCTCAAATCCTCACCACTTATGCTTAGATACCTCTTGCTAATTGGCTTCCACCTCGCCACTATCTTCTTCTTTTGATTCCAGCTTTGGTTTTTATTGAAGTATAATGCTTCCATGCATCGGGTTTGTATCTTGCTTATGTTCAAGTTATTCATATATTTTTCTCAATGAGGAAAGatataatattcatatattacCGGTCGTGtttaaagtgtatatatatatatatatatatatctgttataTACATTCCTACCGGAACTGACCAGGCTCCACCTCACCCTATTGGAGACCTCATCATCTGACCATGACTTACTACTTAGCTATAAGTTAAGATCCTCCCTGACTTCATGCGATACACGTGAAGTCTACTGGCTCACAATAATGAAACTTGAGTCCTAAGAAAAA contains:
- the LOC108463609 gene encoding uncharacterized protein LOC108463609 — encoded protein: MKRRVVKWLLFFFVVVVICSNNSLVHSSSEAVPFISSSKVSGHHYVNPLMEGKQLNKNVLKRHGRMLKTLHNEEINAREDAGEENKKGKGTYGGGDLLRPRARKSGANSLLLKSSPLMLRYLLLIGFHLATIFFF